TCAATCCCCGAAAACATATCAATGTCATTTTCCGCagtttaataaaacatttttgtcTGTATgcgtgtgtttgtgtgtgtgttgggggaagagagagagtggcTTACTTCAAGGACTTCAATAGGGGAAGTTCTTGATCCCCCGGATTCATAGAATTGgtcagttttctttttcttcgatCTCAACAAGACGGGTAGCTCTTCTTCGAAGTCATAACCTGGATTTTGATTCAATTTCCCTGACTCGAGCTCCGTTATCTCGGTTTGGATTCTTCTTTCTTGTTCCTGGAGCTCTTGGATATATTCAATGGCGTCTTTGATTATCGAAGCCTTATCCATCTGAATTTCAACCAAAGGATATTTGTATTAATTAACATACCAAAAACGgaaatttttccttttaaaaaaagaaacgaaGCCTGTAATTCAACAAACAAAGTGATGAACAGTAGTAGCAATGTGGTtaccattaattatatattacggGTGAGCAATAATTAGTGGAGAGTAGTGCATCACCTTACTGATATTCGGGACCACTGCTCTGAGTGCAAAGAGCCTATCATTCAGCTTCTTCCTCCTATTCCTTTCCGAAACAATGTTCTTCGATGCCAGCGACGATGCCGCTCCGTCAGGCGAGCTCGAATCATAGTCCCCAGAAAAAGCCTCATCCAATCCCCAACTGCcgccaaaacaaaaaagaaaaaaaaaatcattcttagTATAGATGATCTCTCTAGTGAGAAGCTAATTCAGAGAATCGGTGAGAGAAAAACATACCTATCAAGCTCTTCACTATGGAGGAACATATTGGTTTCCCAGTAATTTCTGTACTGTGTGTATTCCTCGCCAATGTTGTCCATGGTGATACTCAGTTGATTTACCGTTTGGGGGCAAGGAAAGCGAAGGAGGAAGATAGAAATCCTATATGATTGTCTAATGAAATTCTCTCTGTTGGTGTTGAGGAACTTATAAAGCTGCTGGGGGGAGAGTTTAACTCACGTGGGAAGCTCAGCTCATGCCCTGTGTTGTTGCTTCCTAGAAGGACAGAATCGACAGATTCCTTGTAAAATGTGGTCTACCAGGCCGCGTAAAGACATTATCCCCATCACCTATATTCACATCCTGGTACAGCGCGTATTTATTACGACGGACTTCGGTTGGAACTCGGGGTGCCGGGTGGGTAAGCTGAATGAGGAGTGTTGCACGCGCTATCGTACGAGAGTTTGGTGTGGCCTTCTGTGTGTTGCTAACACGCTGATTTTGATCATGTGGCTTGTCGATCTTAACTCAGCAAGATGAATACAAAATATAAGTTGTTCATGTGACATTTTATCTAAAAACATTTAAGTAAATTTTAAAGAGTGGTGATACGCATAAttacagttttatttatatttttatttataaaacttattttgttagttttttttttaaatttaaattttaaattttaaatttcaaatttcataatttttaatatatcaacaACCgacatgtaaaaaataaattttttttaaatacatttaacattttttaattttaaaagatttattttatggaagTTGATAATTAATAGGACCGGTCAACGGtcaaaaataatgttaattgtCTGTAAATTCTTTCAAGTTTTTATTGGAGTTTGAAAAGGGAAAATATCTTGATTGGTAATTATTATAGTGTCTGAACAAACTCATGCATACCTTCAAGATACTTCATCTCTTCAAGACTCCGGAGTACTGGAACAATCATTTCTCTTTGTATCGAGGTTTTATTCAAtacatcattatccaaattCAGACACTATATCACTTGTgtttctaaattattattattattaacatgtTTAGCTACTAATTTCTCCTTTCCGTTATCATTGCAAGGAGGACAGTATCATTAGTGCTCAACTTAATTACCAGACCACCGATTATACACGTAAGACAGCATTAATGCCGAGGTCTTATCTTCCCTTTAGGAAAAGCCAAAAGGAGcatcaatataaatatataaatatatatatatatataaaattcagGGAATCAAAATAGGAAAGCACTAGTTTCACAAGGATTTCTacagattttatttatttatttagtaattaagtaagtttttttaaatgaatatgtaatttttttatttttaaaaaatatctaaataactggaaaaatggtaaaaaaaaaaataactgcaGAGGATTTCATCTGTGGATGTAGCGACATCCATCAAAATATTGGTGGATcggttttttttaatgaacGGTGCTATGTTCAACGCTCTCAGCTTCTGTTAAGAGTTGCTGTTAGGTataattgatcttttttttttattattttttttacatgtatttttttacactttcaaatatttaaaaaaaatacaatattattaaaaatatttttttaatcgctaagtacaaataaaaattaaaaaataaaacaaaaaatttcaataataacTCCTAGCTGAAAGAATCAgtgataagaatattattttctttaattattaagacgACACTACAGTCACCATTAGTTCCCgcaatttattttgatatatttttttaactttttttttacttgtattttttaaatatttttaaatatatattttttaaaattcataataCCAATAAAAAGACACttcttttaaggaaaaaaaaaaaaaaaaaaaatcctgcaAGCGTAGCTTCCCGCAGGGAGCGGTGGTACTAgattatcttcttttttaattctgTTGTTGGATTTGTCAGCTTTATGGGACGAGGTAGTGACGTCAACATTTGCTTTTTTTGCTGAcgtcttaaaaataaataaaaaatgtgtcACGCATGTAATAACTTACGGAAGCAACGCATCAAGCCCGTTGATCTGAGATTCGGGGCTTCCAAGCAATGTTGTAGagcaataaattataaaaaatcataaattataaataaactgCGTCTACGTGATTGATTGCTTTGAGTTTGCGCTGAATGACTTCGGCGCGACTTTTAGGTCCCTTGGTCCACACCAAAGCATAAGATCGCCACGCGGGAAACGCTGCCGGCCTCAATGACTCCTTTGAACTTCAAAGGGGATTAATAccagaaaagatatttataattattaattatataattataatataattatttttaaaaaataaataaaatataaaatttatattaaaaattaattttttaataatagatcatatttaaaaaaaaattacaaatatttatgtACTTAGTAAAATTACTATCAATATTGGATCCATCCCCGGCCTCTCGAGTTGACTCGGAGTCACCTGGTCAGTTGTGCAGGTCTCGTTTTTTGGGTGGAAGACCCTACACTGCAAGACTTGATTAAATACTACgacagtatataatattatttgaacaGTATTTTATAGTCAAAagttctactttttttttaaaaaaatttcttgaagtttttggtgtttatagtatattaattcttttaaaaaaatattctataaaaaaaaaaatctttcaaaatatcaaaattaatctttataacgaattatttataataaaaatgaacacGTTTAAGTTAGAAGGTatcattttcattataaataattgattacaaataaatattttttgtataatgtataaataataattaacttttatattgttaaaatttattttctgtaatTAAGACTTTGATCTCCTTGAAGACTCAATTAAAGTCtatagtttctttttttgttatgtGAATATTAAGTAGAATTATCTTGCTAATAAAAAAGTTGCATGAATTTAACTTGCgaggaattttgaaaaattcatacattttttttaaagtttgagtctttttttttcttgtatattttttctGGTCTTTGTGCACTTCTTTTTGGCATGCACGTACTTTGCAATCGAACccattaaaaaattttcaaccCAAACGGATTTATTAACGCCTACAAATATATAGTGCTCTAGCTAGCcctaaaaaatatgtattccTTATTATTAATACCATATatctattctattataataagttgtTATccaattgtgaatagtaatttttgttattttttcgttaacttttcttttcttttttttccattaaatcTTGTTTTACTAAAAGACCCTTGAAATCCTTAACCATTTATCTTGTAGCTCCCAGCTTGTAGGATTTAATGAAgaatcatgttttaccaaaatgtTCTTAAGACCCTTAACCATTTGACATGTATCTCACTTGTATAATTTAATGAAGAatcttgttttaccaaaaggctcTTAATAGCCCTGCGGTTAGATACTTtgctgaaatttagattttttttaatctttattttttatctttttttaaccttgtattttcttttcccagaCAAATAAGCTActgactttttcattttttttatttaaattattatgttaagtgCAACCCGAAGCTAACACACACGGGACCGTTTCCtagtgtgtgtatgtgtgtatatatatatatatatatataatatcacaaCTAATTCGCCCATGCTACGTGACCATGCATgtcatatatattgtttatcgTGTTGATCTGATCTATTCATTCATAGAACTATATAGCCTTATGTTATATTATGAGCTCATGCGtattgatgttaaaaaaaaaaaaaaaaaaaaaaaaaactacgaaCAAATATTGATATCGACGTATAGTTTAATTCAAGATTAAACTgcttaattaagaaattaaccatctctctctctctcatgtgtgGAAAAATAATTTGCATGTCATCATAAAATTACGCACTTGATCGCATATTCAAACGTACAAAAGTGGAGAGTGTTTATCACGATAAACGTTCAACTAAACTGTAGTACTGTTTACTTTTTGTTGCGGCTTCTTTTTGActttaaattatgaataaaacgaAAAAGATCATGACCGTCCCCCCTCCCCCGGCCCAATAATATAAGCGTTGATGATTCATTGAAATTTCCCTGAAGATCACGACCATGAAAGTCGCCGAACCATCTGACTGCGTCAATGTATTCACATATGCAATATGTTTCACGAgaaatggtatatatatatatatatatatatatcttatatgtaaTAAGTGTCTATAAGCAGCTGTCGTCTacctttttttcccattttgtcCCTGCCTTTAGTTTGTTTTCCCACGTCTGATGTGCTGCATAAGTATTGTTTGTtcattttaccattttgccccgACCTTTAGTTTGTTTTTCCGCGTCTGATGTGCTGCATAGGTATTGTTTGTTCATTTTAATCTATTACTCAGTTTTCTACTGCGTTCTGGATTTAACTTATTGTCATACTATCAGATTCTAGATTTTCTTCTATACGGTGGTaattatttggttttctactgctttctagatttaactttttgtcatcttatcagattttagatttttttctaTACGTTTACCACCGCCTCGATCGTTTGTcttattaatttctaatattaTCATTTACAATTATTTCATTCTCTTTCTCCTTATTATTCTCATATTTACGTGCTCTcatttttaacatttaataaatttcaatttcttgTTTTTTGACAGTTTCAAGATTGTTTCAGATCCCAAGGTCTCGGTTATcacattctatatttttttttcatttctgtaCCGCTTCCACCGCTAGGTTATTTATACAAGaattatcttcattttttaGATTTCTACCCCTTAAGCAAGTGACTACCTTGTATAAGAATAACTTCCCTCTCCTTCAATTTCTACTATTTCCTATCTCTCCTTTTTAAATTCCTGAAATCTGTTTCTTTCAAGTCTTGAGTTGTGAATTTGTCTTCCACGTTTGGAATCTTACAGGTCAGTTTTTTTATCTACGTTTGCTGACTCTGTTTACTTGCGTTATTTACATGCATGAAATagatggaaaataaataatttacatcactatttgaattttaaaaaaataaatttacttcaAAAAGAGGGCCTATTGTGCTGCTGTTGTTGCTACTGTTATTTTTTGAATCTCTATTTCTTCATGTTCTCTTTAGTTTCCATTCTCTGTTGGTATACAGAGTATCTGAAAAAATGCTTTCTGCTCCTTCTACGTTTTGTTCTCACTTTATTATCAGTTTATATATACAGTATCTGggaaaaaaacataagaaataaactgagagaaataatgttataaacttgaaaatatgtAGTTACATCTGTGTATCTACAAAACATGTAGTTGCATAGTAAAATATGGAACACAAAAACATATATGTGAATAAATCAGAAGAAGATACTGTGTAATTATTTGCGTTTTGTTGTCCGTTAATTTTGCATTGGCTTTAAATCATATTGAAATTGATATGCCTCTGTTTATTTCTGTTTTCAATTAGATCATATATTGTGTATGTTTTTATCACATGGTTCATACacatctaaattaaaaaattacaaatcacaaACTGCCAAAAATGTGTGGAATGAAGTTCTCATCTAAACAGATATGCTAAAATCCAAATCACACACTGTTTATCAGATACTTCCTTCACATGCAGATTAGAAAACTAAGACTGAAAattagaagaataaaacaagATATGGTCATCCGTAAAGGTCGTAAAGGGAACAGATTGAATAAAGAGTTTGAACTCAATAAATCAAACAAGTCAGAAGATGTATTACATGTCTACATGAGATCTGTCAAACTCataataaaactcaataaaacaaacaagtcATAAGATGTATTACATGTCTACATGTAAACAGATCTGTCAAACTCATAATGAAACTCATAgtggcacaaaaaaaaaatcaatatagatCGAGAAGAAGTAAACTTTTGAAAAGCAAATAATTATAGATGTGTTGAGATCACATCCAAACAAATTTCATCCATACAGACTAAGAAGAATCTTACAAGAGAAGACATTtccaaacaacaaaaagaaaaaaattattacacaaACAGAATAATAAAACAGGAACTTCTTAAGATCTACAAAAAATTCCTCAAGACCTGAGAAAAAAACTTTGACATATGAAAAAATCCCTCAAATATGAAAAGGGTTAGTATCCatacagggaaaaaaaaacccaacagaAACGAACTACATGCATTCATTTTATCTAGAGATTCACAATAcaggcaaaaaataaataaatgtaaaaaacagAAACATCGAAGATATGAAAATTTGTTCAGATTTAAAATAACAGAATAATagattgaaagtaaaataacagAAATCGTATTATATTTTCACATCTAACAAAGAAATGATACAGATATTTCAGTCGTCAAACATCTGAGATTTCAAGCTTAAGATAATAACAAAAGTAACAAATAAAGAAGAGATGCATtaatttacaaaagaaaacaaaaaaataaagaaacttaCGAACACACATCTGGACATGATTGCTTCGAATATATGAGTGTCTCCAAAAATAAGCCTGCAGAAAAAAATACACCCACTCAGATCCGCAGAAAATGAACCTCACATCTTCATTTACTTAATGcaagaaaaaattaacaaacaaaaaacgCAGGCGTAAAAAAATTCCAGAccaatgaaaaactaaaaataaaaaaaaataaaatttagatcTGAACATGATAACTTCAAATATATGCATATCTGTTTAGatctatagagaaaaaaattataccaCCTTTAAACAATATACATGGATTCGGATTTGTATGAAAAAACTGTAAACATACATTACGATCTGTAGATTTCTAGATCAGTggagacattaaaaaaaaaaaaaccatcattcAGATCTCAACAAAATATCTTCAAATATAGAAGGATCTGTTTAGATCTTTAGacaaaaaaactccaaatataAGCCAACTAAAAGAAATTTCTATCCATTCGGATCTGCATGTCagaagcaaaaacaaaacaaaaaatcaaaaataaacccggagacattaaaaaaaaaaaaccatcattcAGATCTCAACAAAATATCTTCAAATATAGAGGGATCTGTTTAGATCTTTAGACAAAAAAACTCCAGATATAAGCCAACTAAAAGAAATTTCTATGCATTCGGATCTGCATGTCAGAagcacaaacaaaacaaaaaatcaaaaacaaacCCGcagaaaaaaatacaccaacTCAGATCTGAAGAAAATGAACATCACATCTTCATTTACTTAATGcaagaaaaaattaacaaacaaaatgaaaaaaaataaaatgaaggcGTAAAAAATTCTTAAcgaatgaaaaagtaaaaataaaaaaaaaaaatatggagattggaggttggtcgGGATAAAATAGAGATGGAGAATAAGAACTTCTGAATTGTGTGTTGTCAATTTTAAACAGTGCATGTTTCTAAATTAACTATTGTggatttagaatataaaaattaaaaattgttcaaaatgaaatagagataagggatgaaaacttcttaaatatatcttgtaaatttgaaaaaatgcatgtggttaaatttaaaatattagttgTTTCTTATGATtcaattaatatgatttgtGTGTTGTGAATTTTAAACAGTACATGTTTCTAAATTGTGtattgtgaatttgaaaaaatatggagattggaggttggttgggatgaaatggagatggaagatggaaatttctcaattgtgtcttatagatttgaaaaaatatagagattggaggttggttggGATGAAATAGAGATGGAGGATAGAAATTTTTTCTCAATTGTCTCTTATGGATTTGAAACAATGCATGTTTCTATATTAGATATTGtggctttgaaaaaaatatggagattggaggttgaTAAGGATAAAATGGAGATGAAGGATAAGAACTTCTGAATTGTGTGTTGTGAATTTCAAACAGTTCATCTTTCAAAATTAACtattatgaatttgaaatataaaaattagaaattattcaGAATGAAGTAGagataaagaataaaaacttcttaaatatatgttgtcaatttgaaaaaatgcatgtggttaaatttaaaatattaattgtttcttatgattcaattaatataataatactaaacttttattgatatatttaataCATACATGATCAAAGTCAGGTTTATGATGTGTGAtttacatttgtaatttttgtgttgTCAATTCAAAACAGTTCATATGTTTGAACTTAgaatattgattatttattagtttctattaacatgataatattaaattttttttgatatatttaattGTCAATTTTAATGCAGCGATCAACATTTCTGGTTAAAGGGCAATTTACAATATCCGATCTgcatcaacaatttttttacttatcatgtgCAAACTGTAGTATAACCACTGGATACGAGAAAGATGAAGAGTTTTTATGCTATAATTGTAAAGAACTAACAATTGCACAACCGAGGTAAATACTCATCATGATATTTTCAAGTTAAcaaattttacattataattataaaatactatttgcTAATACCAATAGataataacttatttattattcctAGATCTCGTGTCTATTTAGAGGCATTTGATAACAGTAGCTCGATCGCAATAGTAGCTTTTGAACCTACAGTGGAACAAATTCTTGATTGTACAACAACAGATATTGTACAACATGCAGAGCAGGTAAGATTTATACTTTTAGacacatttaataaatttaacaaattatttttttatattttttttcattacaggAGGATCGTTCGTATATAGAGAACATTACAAATAAGATTCAAGATAAACTGTGGATGATTGTTTTAGGTGCATCTATGAATGAGTTTGAGAAACTGCGTCAAAACAAACTTAACGTATTATCTGTCAATGACATACCTGAGACAGCAGAATAACTATTTCAGAGAGTTTCTTCTAGACTTCCAATTATTATAATGTATAgctataaaaatttcatatgtaattatgagataacttttactttttatctgtaattataatgataatgcTTTTGTTCCGATAATCACTTTTTTTCTACAATAGAACattgtgtaattataaatatgttcgtataaatttttatgttataatcataaatactctacaaattatatatatgattatttttataatgaataagaattataaaatataaacaaaacaattacattttataattatatgtattaacttattttttattattacatatttttatatttcataaatattattttttaaaatattttttatattgtcacAACTGGacacacgtgcattgcacgtgtttGTCCTTACTagttagtatatatatatatatatatatatatatatatatccagttTAAGTACTGGGTAGCATGCATGCCATGCAAGCAAAAGTATGTATATTGACGATCGATCGAGCAAGTTCTGTACATATGTAGCATATAGCTAGCGATCATGATAATATAGACTATGATCGCTAGCTGCTACATACACGTGCTATATAATAGAGCTTGGTCACGGCAGCAATAACTACATGCATGGGAACGTTTGAATGAAACAATATGCGAGAATAAGTTGGTGTTTCATACACGTTTGTACGTACGTGGACATTCAAACAAAACTATTGACTGATAGAAGTCAAAATGCTTTGTTTGacagaaatataaatattatgttcCCGAGCTAGCTAGCCGTGGCCCCTCCTCCATAATGCGGCGATTGATCAGATTCTTGTCTTGAAGAGCTGATGTTGGCGACGATAAAGGAGACGAGAGATTTGGTGCGCGCgattacaataataaataaaacattaatgaTCCCTAGCCTTGGAGATCATGTCTAGATGAGAGACTTTTAACACGTGATTCAGTACTACTGGAAATACGTACACCCGGCAGTATTTACATGCGGCGCCGGAGTatgtaaatacataaatagCTTACATGCATGTGTACGTGTATTAACAGATCGAATATCTGCGGCAGCCTAAGTGGTCAAAATAACCCGAGAGCTAGCATGGCCAATCATACGGCGCCACAATTGCTATCTCCCTGCAACCAAAGTCCGGCCTTCACAAGCATGCCTGTGATTGTACGTGGCCCCGGACAACTTCCAACATCTCATAGATTATTAGAGAAAATTGTGATGTTTCCATTAGAAAGGATTAACGGTCCATTGATATAACAACGAACGTACACTATGTCGTATATGATTCCAAAAAAATGTCTaatcacatatatattcatCCGCACGTGAATTAGCATTACTAGCTCCTTGTACGTACACTTTGCCTTATAATAAAGGAATTTTTATGATGGAATatttataatagaaaaaattatttacgataagaataaatttattttaataaaaaataatatttttacaaaaatcatttatcataaataatgtTTTTTGCATATTTGCAAAGTATAATATAGACTTTAATTAGTGGGGCCAAATTCTCAAGGCCAGCTTGATATATATTCTTGTTGACTTGCCCCAAATGCTCCCCCCATCGTTTACGGTACTAGGAAAGacatgcctagctagctagcatcagttttttattattattatttcataactttctttataatatttaccTTTGAAAAGATTGGGATGCCGATAATACTGTATAATATTTGGAGTGCTTGAAAGGAGACAGCTTGTGGGGTCAACCATCTTGAATAGGTGGCCTTGTACTTCAATCTAGTCGAAAGAAGTGAACCCCACAATCTCCCACTCTTTAACTGTTCAAGTACTTCCATTGAGAATTTGTATTGcttaacaacaaaaaatttcttaaGTTGAAGCTATCAATCGAATACGTGGAGAGATGAGATTGGTAACGAGTTGGGaatgaaaaatatgataaaaaaaaataatttcatatataagttttaaatagataaatttcgtataaaaaaatataaaattttttataaaaaaatagatttggtaaaaatagtatatttttttcttacactttcttaatataaaatttattttttataaaaaaattgtgtagaatttatttattgaaatttgtacaaatcaatttttataaataaaaaagaaaaaaaaaggaaataaataatcTTGAACGTGGTGGTGGGCCCTTGAGCCTCAATTACTACAGTAtgaaatcaaaataatcaaCTTAAGGCCCGCATGCAGCAGTACAGTAACAAAGGCTGGGTCCCTCCTTGGGTGGGGCACTACTACGTGACGCGTGCTTACTTCATCCTCACCCTACCCATAGACTAGTGATCCAACACCACgggttttttattttcccaTGTTAAAAAGAAAGTCACCCGGAAACATCATTCATTTCAGCGGCACGCCCCTCATTTTACACGTGCTTCACATACCCTACTTTCTCCCACCCGGCCGGCTGGCCACCTGAAGAGGCAGCAACATGACGGATGACGACAGgataaaataaaagtgttttACAATAAATAAGTGACGTGTTGACTATTAATTCCATGATCCATCAAAGGAAacgtaacatatatatatatatatatatatattatatttttcataactttgttttaaataacaaatagttttgtaaaatacaaagtgtaaataaaaaaaaaattaatataggaaaataaaatataaatgatatattgACATGGATGGTAAATATGACACGTATTTCTTTACTTTATCTAGTATAATATAACTATTTATTATGGCATTTAAGCCTTGTTTATCTTATaccattttatatttaattctttatatatattcatattatatataggtgatATTTATGGCTCAGAGCCAATGGTTTAATGCCGTTATTATCTTGAAATAACTCATATATTACCTGTGTTGTTTATTTAGGACATGCTTAGGTAATGAATGAGATGGGAAGTCTgttaataatagtgagatattttgagttaagatgatttactagatttttgaaaagaagagagaaaatattgaataaaaataattcaaagtttttattataattttaattttgaaatttgaaaaaattgtataattttttgtgtgtttttctgaaaatttgaaaaatttgtaatgattatatgaaaataaattagatttaaagtataaaagtgttttgtgtttgagtgattttgtaaaataaattacaaaaaatttcgaaatgaaatgatataacATGTAGATATCATTTCCTAAACATGGCCTTAATTTGGTCGTGATGAACGTTTTAATACTATTTGtaaacatctaaatatattaaGACTGATATCAATaagatgccaataaaaaaatgtattagtCAATAGTCATTTACATGAAATAGAAATACAGTTTATATACTATAAAGAATAGGCGagaatgaatattttaaatatctaattaaagTAACATAAGCCTgtactaaaaataaaactagaaaTAACTAACTGAAACGATACTACCTAATAACCAACTGAAACGATACTACCTCTAATACCCCATTTCAAGCTGGAGCATGTATGTTAATAAGGCTTAGCTTGGATATAaagcaagaaaataaatgaaagccTAATGGTTTAGTGAAACAATCTGCTAATTGATGATGACAAGAAACATGAAAGAGCTTCACAACTTCTACTTCGACCTTGTCACGAACAAAGTAGCAATCTATTTctatatgttttgttctttcatgaaaCATAGGATTAATGGCAATGTGAATAGCAGCCTTATTATCACAATAGAGAATAGCAACTTGAGAATGAGGAACTTGTAAGTCATGAAGCAAGGAAAGTAACCACACAAGCTCACAAACTGTGTTGGCCATGGCTCGATATTCTGATTCAGCTGAGGACCTAGAAACCGTGCATTGCTTGTTA
This genomic interval from Juglans microcarpa x Juglans regia isolate MS1-56 chromosome 4D, Jm3101_v1.0, whole genome shotgun sequence contains the following:
- the LOC121261086 gene encoding transcription factor bHLH35-like, producing MDNIGEEYTQYRNYWETNMFLHSEELDSWGLDEAFSGDYDSSSPDGAASSLASKNIVSERNRRKKLNDRLFALRAVVPNISKMDKASIIKDAIEYIQELQEQERRIQTEITELESGKLNQNPGYDFEEELPVLLRSKKKKTDQFYESGGSRTSPIEVLELRASYMGEKTVVVSLTCSKRTDTMVKLCEVFESLKLKIITANIAAFSGRLVKTVFVEADEGEEDQLKFKIETAIAALNDPQSPMSI